GACCGTAAGGCGGGGCGACAGCAGGGAACTGCCCGCGAGCACGTACACCCAAGCCGGAAAAAGGAAGAGTGGCCTAATCACGCCGCAGGAGCCACCCCGATCCAAATGGGGGCGAGGCACAGATACAAAGGCAGCCGGGGGCCAACCATCTGGACCGGCTCCTCACCGGGTGGAGGAGCGGCGGCGCGGATATGCGGATGCTGTCAGAGGCGTCCACATGGCTGCTCTACCTTTCAGATACCCGGCGGAGTCGCTGAAACCGGATAAGCTCACCGTGCTTCAGGACATCCTGTGGGCGAGGCGTCCAAAGGAGAGGACTACATACGTCCGTCCTGGGCATAGACTTCAGGGGAGGTATGATGCAGGTGGACTGTCTGGACGAGTCGTCCGCCGACTGGCTGAGGGAGCACGCTCCAAAGCTGGACGGGCCCTGTCCTCTGCGTGAAGAGGGTGGAAGATGTGCCAATCATGCACAGCATGACGATGTTCCTCCCTCGGAGCGGGGACAGGACCTACGAACACGCCTTGAACCTGGTGAGGAACCAGAACCGGGGACTAAGTATCTCGTCCTGGTGTGTTGCAGGCAGCAAGAAGGAAAAGCTAGGCGACATTGAGGGATGGAGGTTACACCTATACATCAACGACGAGTCGTACAAGTATGTCCGGGCCGCGAGCTTCCGCCTGTTTTACAGGTATAGCACGGTCGTCATGCGGCCCTACAAGCCTGCTGACACCGCGAGCAACGAAGCTAAAACGCCTGCGACTCTACAGGACAGGGGCGTCGATAACCAGGCAGTGCCGGAGTCCGCCCCGGAGGAAACTAGAATGGAGGTGGACGAGTTGTCGGAGCAGCCCTGCGGGAGCAAGTCCGGACAGGCAGGGACAGCAACGACCACTGACGTCCCCGCAGATGGCCGGAACATGGAGCTACCCTCAACGCAGGAGCTCCTAGACGGACTAGGAGGCCCAATGGACAGCAGTGCGGTTGACGGCGGGGTAGAGGATCTCTCTCTCCTCGAGCCCATTCTATGATGGCCGACATCATGGAAATTGTCCAAGTGAACCTGCATCATGCGGCGGCAGCCTCAGCTGTCATTACAAGCAGGTTCACTGCGGAGAAACTGGGCACACGGAGGCAAATAAGGTAATCTGGAACCTCTCTGGCGAGAGGCCTAGGACGTGCATAGTTGTCAGAAGCaatattgatttcttttgcatttcagaGTTTCTGACACAGGACTTGGTGGCGGTGCAGGCCAGGGATACGGAGGGAAAAGACTTCGTCCTGGCCTCGGCATACTTCCCGAGAGAGGCAGCAACGGCACCCCCGGAGGCGGTGGAAAGGCTGGTAGAGCGCTGCAGACTGCACAAGCTCCCCCTCATCATCGGCTGCGTTGCGAACGCTCACCACACAGAATGGGGCAGCACTGACTGCAACGTGAGAGGTGAGTCCCTATTAGAATATATTGTAGGCAGTAATTTAGCAATTGAGAATGTAGGGTGTGAACCCACATTCGTAACTATGAACAGGAGGGAGGTGCTGGACCTCACCTTGAGCAATGAGCCTGCAAATGGATTGGTCTCGCAATGGAGAGTCTCTACGGAGCCCTCCATGTCAGACCACAGGATTTTAAGGTTCACGCTAAAGGCAGAGGTCAGGAAACACCCCCCCAGACGCAACCCTCGGAAGGCGTACTGGGATGCCTTCAGGGATATACTAGGTGAGGAATTGGGCAGGGAGGAGCAGACTGATAACAGCGTGTCAGGCCCAGGCTTGGAGAGTAGGCTATCTAAGCTAAACGAGTCTGTCATTAACGCTGATCATGGCAGCTGCCCCCTACAAGTGACCACAGACAGGCGAAACAGCCCCTGGTGGTCAAGGAAACTATCAGACCTCCGGAAGAAAGTACGCAGCCTATTCAACAAAGCGAAATGTACGGCGGTCTGGGAGGAATACAGGAGCTATCTCACTCTATACAATAAGGAGATCAGGTCTGCAAAGCAGGCTAGCTTCAGGAGATTCTGCGAGAACGTTACCTCAACGCCAGAGGCGGCACGGCTGCATAAAGTCCTGGCCAGAGGCACAAACGACGCCGTAGTAGCAATCCAAAGAGGAGATGGGACATTCCCGACCAGCGCAGAGGACAGAGCGACGGAGCTTCTGCgggcgcacttcccggagacggTTCCGGAAGACCAGTGCCTACCTGTGATcgaacacaggccatcccgcGAGGATTGGAGTATCGCCAAACGGCTGTTTACGGCGGACTCGATCCGGTGGGCGATGGCCTCGTTTTAGAgattcaagtctccgggagtGGATGGTATTTTTCCAGCGCTGTTACAACAGGGGGAGCAGCATTTACTGCCTCACATGATTCGGCTGCTGAGGGAGAGCCTCGCATTGGCGTACATCCCTGAGGTATGGAGGACATCGaaggtgatcttcatacccaaGGTGGGTAGGAAGGACTACTCATTGGCGAAATCCTTTAGGCCAATCAGTCTAACGTCCTTCCTACTAAAAACCATGGAGAAGATCGTGGACCATGAAATAAGGTCAACGGTGCTGAAGAGAGCACCCCTGCATGCGGCTCAGCACGCCTACAGAGCGGGTAGATCCACTaacactgctctgtaccagatAACCTCTGAAatagagagttcactggagcatggagaggtgatgctttgcgcgttcttggacatcgaaggtgcctttgacaacacgtctCATAAAAGTGTAGCCAAGGCAgtggagaaaaggaatgtggcagcaccggtgcgCATATGGATTGAATCTGTATTGCGTACCAGAGTTGCTGAGACCACAGTAGGTGAAAAGAGGATTCGTCTTggcacaacaagaggctgcccacagggaggTGTGTTATCACCCCTGCGATGGAGACTAGTTGTAGACGACCTGTTAGTACTGCTAACGaacaatgggatccgctgccaagggtatgcggacgacattgtaattatagcaAGAGGCAAATACGAAGACACTCTCTGTGACCTAATACAAAGAGGTCTAAACCTGGCGAAGATGTGGTGTAAAGAGGTTGAATTAAACATCAATCCCTCCAAGACGACCGTAGTCccgtttacgagacgcaggtccTTACCCGGTCTCAGGAATCTTACACTTGGGGGCAGAGAGATAGAAATGACCGGTAGTGTCAAATATCTAGGTTTGATGCTAGATTCTACTTTGCGGTGGAATCAGCATGTAAACCTGACCCTGGTCAAGGCAACAAAAGCTTTTAAGGTGTGCAACCGGCTGGCGGGTaagtcctggggctgtaagccaaggatcctcaggtggttgtacaccatgatagtgcgaccAATAATCACATACGGGGCGGTGGCCTGGGCCTCAATAGGGTCGCAGACTTCGGTTAAGACCAAGCTATCGAAGCTTCAGCGGctagcctgtgtctgcatgacggACGCAATGCGCACCTGTCCAACGGCAGCACTGGAGGTTCTGACGGAGCTTACTCCGCTTCATTTGGTTACCTGTCAAGTAGCTAAGCACACAATTCTGCAAATAACAGCAGAGGGGTGGGGCAAAGGTagggtaatctcgtcccagaggatggaaaagataagtGACGATGTACCATCAGCTCTCCTCCCTAGGGACAGCACTATCAAAATAGTTAACTTCAAGaagaagtttaaggtcaccctcTGCAGCAAAGACGAGTGGAATGATTCCAATCTCGAACTGATGCTGAGGAAAAGCACGCTAAGGTGGTACACCGaaggctcgaaaatgtcggagggaatCGGTGCGGGGATCGCGGGCTCACGCACAAAGCTCTCCATACCCATGGGAGAGTTCCcaagcattttccaggcagaCGTTTTTGCCATAAGTAGGTGTATagaaataaacctccatcgcaactatcgcaatgagagGATTGCCATTCTCAGCGATAGCCAAGCGTGCA
The sequence above is drawn from the Bactrocera tryoni isolate S06 unplaced genomic scaffold, CSIRO_BtryS06_freeze2 scaffold_11, whole genome shotgun sequence genome and encodes:
- the LOC120779747 gene encoding uncharacterized protein LOC120779747, which codes for MMADIMEIVQVNLHHAAAASAVITSRFTAEKLGTRRQIRVSDTGLGGGAGQGYGGKRLRPGLGILPERGSNGTPGGGGKAGRALQTAQAPPHHRLRCERSPHRMGQH